Part of the bacterium genome is shown below.
GTTTTTTAATAAAGAAAAGATTGAAAAAAGATTGTCTGCATACTGGTACCTACTTTTTTCTAAATCTTTTAACACAAAAAATTTGAAGAAACACCATGAAAAATAAAGGATATAGGAATGCTTTAGTTCTTGGAGGTGGCGGTGCAAAAGGTTTTGCCCATATCGGAGCAATTACAAAACTGGAAGAAGAATCTTTACGCCCTGATGTTATTTGTGGGACATCTTCTGGAGCACTTGCTGGAGCGTTCTACTCGATTTACAGAGAAAAAATTGAAGATTTTAAAGAGATTGAAAAAACAAGAGAGTTCAATATACTTAGTAAACTGGACCTTAGAGAAGTTAATTTTGAGGAAGACAAACAGAGTATTTTTTTTAAAACAATTTCAACAATTAAAACTAAGCTTTCTATGGTAAAAATGCTTAGAGATACATCTCTGTTAAAACCAAACGATGTCACCCCTATTTTTAAAAACCTGTTTGGAGACACACTTTTTGAACAGTTAGATATACCTTTCTACGCTGTTGCTTTTGACCTTGTATCAGGTAAAGATGTTTACATAAATAGCGGTCCATTATGGCAAGGTGTACTCGCTTCTTGTTCAATACCGGGAATTTTTCCTCCAGTTGAATATAACGATATGCTTCTTGTTGACGGAGGTGTAACCAACAGGCTCCCTGTTAAATGTGCTGTTCTTTTAGGTGCAAAAAATATTCTTTGCGTAGATATTAGCGGTTCCACTACCTTGCAAGGGTTACTTAATTCTGTTGTTGATATTCATTTGAGGATAGATACTTTGACAACAGACAGATTTGATATGTATAACAGTAGAATGGCAGACCTTATCGTCAAGCCTAACCTGGAAGATATGAAATGGCACGAATTTAAAAAACACCATTTTGCCATAGAAAAAGGAAATTACTCTATCAATGAGTTGCTTCCTTTAATTAAAAAACTAAGAAGTAGAACATATATCTATAAGAAAAATGTGCTTGCTTTTTTTGGTAAAAATGAAAAGAAAAGATTAAAATCTATTGAACAGGACAGTTATATTTTTATATGATGTGCTAATATTGGAATATGACAATCAATTATTATTAAAAGAAAAAATGACAAAAGGACATTTTTAGTATCAAGGTGTGCAAAATAAAAGAGAGAAAACATAATGGCAGATTGCTTTTATCATACAGGGAAACCATCAACAACAAGATGTAAACAGTGCGGAAGACCTCTTTGTTTGGAATGTCAAATTGTAAAACACGGAGGGATTTTTTGTAGTGAAAAATGTGCTAACGCATTTGGTGCTTTCGTTAAAAAGGCTGAAGAGATTGAATCAAAAAAAAGAAAAAC
Proteins encoded:
- a CDS encoding patatin-like phospholipase family protein codes for the protein MKNKGYRNALVLGGGGAKGFAHIGAITKLEEESLRPDVICGTSSGALAGAFYSIYREKIEDFKEIEKTREFNILSKLDLREVNFEEDKQSIFFKTISTIKTKLSMVKMLRDTSLLKPNDVTPIFKNLFGDTLFEQLDIPFYAVAFDLVSGKDVYINSGPLWQGVLASCSIPGIFPPVEYNDMLLVDGGVTNRLPVKCAVLLGAKNILCVDISGSTTLQGLLNSVVDIHLRIDTLTTDRFDMYNSRMADLIVKPNLEDMKWHEFKKHHFAIEKGNYSINELLPLIKKLRSRTYIYKKNVLAFFGKNEKKRLKSIEQDSYIFI